A genomic segment from Phragmites australis chromosome 6, lpPhrAust1.1, whole genome shotgun sequence encodes:
- the LOC133920341 gene encoding transcription factor MYB36-like — translation MGRAPCCDKASVKKGPWSPEEDAKLKSYIEEHGTGGNWIALPQKIGLKRCGKSCRLRWLNYLRPNIKHGDFTEEEEHIICSLYISIGSRWSIIAAQLPGRTDNDIKNYWNTKLKKKLLGKRSPSRRARANQDPYLATAAGGNMCSTNGVRNGSSAAATAAQSLSASALERIELHMRLQGLYGAFGCANNAAAPAAPWPKLGTLVSTNKLLPATQPVDAVATTVSVQQPQHLIDENLAAGAGSGAAVEAEQLNSSGENYMPGSFERPKLGFFSPAAEADVSSGLMVSGYGAGFGPHHDELYDFLYNKYGSVGGAQGGHVPPLPELQCPDDAAVVGADEKFSTWTASCDYGAAGQLQGNYVHLQDYVLGDYDQ, via the exons ATGGGGAGAGCGCCGTGCTGCGACAAGGCTAGCGTGAAGAAAGGGCCGTGGTCGCCGGAGGAGGACGCCAAGCTCAAGTCCTACATCGAGGAGCACGGCACCGGCGGCAACTGGATCGCGCTGCCGCAGAAGATTG GGCTGAAGAGATGCGGGAAAAGCTGCAGGCTGAGATGGCTCAACTATCTGAGGCCAAACATTAAGCATGGTGACTTCACAGAGGAAGAGGAGCATATCATTTGCAGCCTCTACATTAGCATTGGGAGCAG GTGGTCGATCATCGCGGCGCAGTTGCCGGGGAGGACggacaacgacatcaagaactactggaacaccaagctgaagaagaagctCCTCGGCAAGCGCTCACCATCCCGCCGCGCGAGGGCAAACCAAGATCCCTACCTGGCCACTGCAGCGGGCGGCAACATGTGCAGCACCAACGGCGTCAGAAACGgcagcagcgccgccgccacggccgcgCAATCCCTAAGCGCGTCGGCTCTCGAGCGCATCGAGCTCCACATGCGCCTCCAAGGCCTCTACGGCGCGTTCGGCTGCGCCAAcaacgccgccgcccccgccgcgccgTGGCCGAAGCTTGGGACGCTGGTGTCGACGAACAAGCTGCTCCCGGCGACGCAGCCGGTGGACGCCGTCGCCACGACCGTCAGCGTGCAACAGCCCCAGCATTTGATCGACGAGAACcttgccgccggcgccggctccGGCGCTGCTGTCGAAGCGGAGCAACTCAATTCTTCTGGTGAAAACTACATGCCGGGCAGTTTTGAGCGGCCCAAGCTAGGGTTTTTCTCTCCAGCTGCCGAGGCTGATGTTTCTTCGGGCTTGATGGTGAGTGGCTATGGCGCCGGCTTTGGCCCTCATCACGACGAGCTATATGACTTTCTGTACAACAAGTACGGATCGGTGGGCGGAGCGCAAGGCGGCCATGTTCCTCCGTTGCCGGAGCTGCAGTGTCCGGACGATGCTGCCGTGGTCGGCGCCGATGAGAAGTTCTCGACGTGGACCGCGTCTTGCGATTACGGCGCGGCTGGCCAGCTCCAAGGCAATTATGTTCATCTGCAGGATTACGTGTTAGGCGACTATGATCAATAA